In Atribacterota bacterium, one genomic interval encodes:
- a CDS encoding putative zinc-binding protein, translating to MGECGCNNTKTRLIYSCSGCADVGEIADQVARKLTRDGYGKMTCLASISAGISGTIASAKGADENITLDGCSVACARKTLENIGVKPTETYILTDMYLEKGKTSVSEEIINVVSEQIKHGIVSRTQPKKEQENNKNTGCSCGSC from the coding sequence ATGGGAGAATGTGGTTGTAATAATACGAAAACAAGGCTGATTTATTCCTGTTCCGGTTGTGCCGATGTGGGGGAAATAGCCGATCAGGTTGCCAGGAAGTTAACCAGGGACGGATATGGCAAGATGACCTGTCTGGCTTCAATCAGTGCCGGTATATCCGGAACAATAGCATCGGCTAAGGGTGCAGATGAGAATATTACATTAGATGGATGTTCGGTCGCTTGTGCCAGAAAAACTCTGGAGAATATTGGCGTAAAACCTACTGAGACTTATATATTAACTGACATGTATTTGGAAAAAGGCAAAACTTCGGTAAGTGAAGAAATCATTAATGTAGTCAGTGAACAGATAAAACATGGCATTGTATCTAGAACACAACCAAAAAAAGAACAAGAAAATAATAAAAATACTGGATGTTCCTGTGGTTCCTGTTAA
- the arsB gene encoding ACR3 family arsenite efflux transporter, with protein sequence MTKENQGGLNIFEKYLTIWVLLCIIAGIIFGKVAPGAAKFLDSLAIYVNGAPVISIPIAICLFFMMYPIMVKIDFAEVLRAGKSPKPVGLTLFANWAVKPFTMYLIAYFFLGIVFKNLIGVDTIDLVKLQPGVDWAVGSVHGAGTVVFHEGVKMLEIPLWRSYLAGCILLGIAPCTAMVLLWGYLAKGNDGHTLVMVAINSLSMLFLYGPLGGFLLGVGKMPVPWQTLLLSISIYVALPLVAGYFSRKWIINTKGEQWFKEKFLHMLTPVSIVALLFTLLLLFSFKGDVIVSNPLTILWIAIPLFIQTNLIFFLTYGLAKLLKLNYEDAAPSALIGASNHFEVAIATATMIFGLASGAALATVVGVLIEVPVMLMLVSVCKKTQGLFAKR encoded by the coding sequence ATGACCAAAGAAAACCAAGGTGGATTAAATATATTTGAAAAATATTTAACCATATGGGTATTGCTATGTATTATAGCAGGCATTATTTTTGGGAAAGTCGCTCCCGGTGCAGCCAAGTTTCTGGATAGTTTAGCAATTTACGTAAATGGTGCGCCGGTGATATCCATCCCTATTGCCATTTGCCTGTTTTTTATGATGTATCCCATCATGGTAAAGATTGATTTTGCCGAAGTGTTAAGGGCGGGAAAATCTCCCAAACCGGTAGGGCTGACTTTGTTTGCCAATTGGGCGGTCAAGCCTTTTACTATGTATCTGATTGCCTATTTCTTTTTAGGGATAGTGTTTAAAAATCTAATAGGAGTGGATACAATTGACCTGGTTAAGCTCCAGCCTGGAGTTGATTGGGCTGTGGGTTCAGTCCATGGGGCTGGAACAGTGGTGTTTCACGAGGGTGTAAAAATGCTGGAAATCCCCTTATGGAGGAGTTATCTTGCCGGATGTATTCTCCTGGGAATTGCCCCCTGTACTGCCATGGTATTACTATGGGGTTATTTGGCTAAAGGGAATGACGGGCATACCTTAGTAATGGTAGCCATCAACTCTCTTTCCATGTTATTTTTATATGGTCCATTAGGCGGTTTCCTTCTTGGAGTAGGAAAGATGCCGGTTCCCTGGCAGACACTTTTGCTTTCTATCAGTATCTATGTTGCCTTGCCTCTTGTGGCCGGTTATTTTTCACGTAAGTGGATTATAAATACCAAAGGAGAACAATGGTTTAAGGAAAAATTCCTGCACATGCTTACCCCGGTATCTATTGTAGCTCTATTATTTACTTTATTGTTGCTCTTTTCCTTTAAAGGAGATGTGATTGTAAGTAACCCTTTAACCATACTATGGATTGCCATTCCTCTCTTTATCCAGACCAATCTTATCTTTTTCCTGACTTACGGTCTGGCAAAATTACTGAAACTTAATTATGAAGATGCTGCTCCTTCTGCTTTGATTGGAGCAAGTAATCATTTTGAGGTAGCCATAGCTACTGCTACCATGATCTTTGGCTTGGCTTCCGGTGCTGCCCTGGCTACTGTGGTAGGAGTATTAATTGAAGTCCCGGTGATGTTGATGCTGGTATCGGTATGCAAGAAAACCCAGGGGTTGTTTGCAAAAAGATAA
- a CDS encoding thioredoxin family protein encodes MKIEILGMGCPKCKKTTQNAQMAVEELGIDAEIIKVEELDKITEYGVMMTPALVIDGEVKVAGKIPAKQEIMTWIKEKTNQ; translated from the coding sequence ATGAAGATTGAAATTTTAGGGATGGGATGTCCCAAATGCAAAAAAACGACTCAGAATGCCCAAATGGCAGTTGAAGAGCTGGGGATTGATGCAGAGATTATCAAAGTCGAAGAGCTGGATAAGATTACCGAATATGGCGTGATGATGACTCCTGCCCTGGTGATTGACGGAGAAGTAAAAGTGGCAGGCAAGATTCCCGCTAAACAGGAAATTATGACTTGGATTAAAGAAAAAACTAATCAATAG
- a CDS encoding permease yields the protein MLNMYAREHVIFSLIPAFLIAGAIYQFLDKNAVLKYLGAKTNKVLAYFVASLSGSILTVCSCTVLPLFSGIYKKGAGLGPAMAFLYSGPAVNVLAIIMTARVLGWQIGLARAIGAVIFSVIIGLCMHFVFLSEEKERQANGELQLGTGNDQADGRTGLQNILYFVSMIGFMVFANWARPQAGDQSLWALIFQYKWYLAIAFALLFIYILINWFQKQEIIPWVESSWSFTQQIIPLLFLGIFFAGLLLGRPGEEGLIPSRFVASLVGGNSLSANFFASLVGAFMYFATLTEIPILQGLIGSGMGQGPALALLLAGPALSLPNMLVIRSVVGTKKTIVYVTLVVIMATISGMVYGNIIQ from the coding sequence ATGTTGAATATGTATGCCAGGGAGCATGTTATTTTTAGTTTGATTCCGGCATTTCTGATTGCCGGAGCTATTTATCAGTTTCTGGATAAGAATGCAGTTTTAAAATATTTAGGTGCCAAAACCAATAAAGTTTTAGCTTATTTTGTCGCATCTCTTTCGGGTTCAATATTAACCGTATGCTCCTGCACAGTACTACCACTATTTTCAGGTATCTATAAAAAAGGAGCCGGATTGGGACCGGCAATGGCTTTTCTTTACTCAGGTCCTGCCGTAAATGTACTGGCTATTATCATGACTGCCAGGGTATTAGGCTGGCAGATAGGACTGGCAAGAGCTATAGGTGCAGTAATATTCAGTGTGATTATCGGATTGTGCATGCATTTTGTCTTTCTTTCTGAGGAGAAAGAAAGACAAGCCAATGGAGAATTGCAATTGGGTACTGGTAATGATCAAGCTGATGGCAGAACAGGTTTGCAGAATATTCTCTATTTTGTATCCATGATTGGCTTTATGGTCTTTGCCAATTGGGCAAGGCCTCAGGCAGGAGATCAAAGTCTGTGGGCTTTGATTTTTCAATATAAGTGGTATCTGGCGATTGCCTTTGCTCTCCTATTCATCTATATCCTGATTAACTGGTTTCAAAAACAGGAGATTATACCATGGGTGGAATCGTCCTGGAGCTTTACCCAGCAAATTATACCATTACTTTTCCTGGGCATCTTTTTTGCCGGATTGTTACTGGGCAGGCCGGGAGAGGAGGGATTGATTCCTTCCCGTTTTGTGGCATCATTGGTAGGGGGCAATTCACTTAGTGCAAACTTCTTTGCCTCTCTTGTCGGAGCTTTTATGTATTTTGCCACTCTTACTGAGATACCGATACTGCAAGGCCTTATCGGTTCAGGTATGGGACAGGGGCCAGCACTGGCATTATTACTTGCCGGGCCGGCATTAAGCCTACCTAATATGCTGGTTATCCGCAGTGTAGTTGGCACAAAGAAAACCATTGTTTATGTTACTTTAGTTGTTATTATGGCCACGATAAGTGGCATGGTCTATGGAAATATAATTCAATAA
- a CDS encoding cytochrome c biogenesis protein CcdA, giving the protein MSVAIFEWLNTLIQSSYLFALGASLIWGVLSILLSPCHLASIPLIVGFIGEQGRMTTKKAFWLSTSFSVGILITIGVIGLITGLMGRMLGDVGVYGNYFVALIFFVIGLHLLEIIEIPFIGKTNQPVFRKKGILAAFILGLIFGVALGPCTFAYMAPMLGIVFTVSATQFLFAFLLLLFYGIGHCSVIIFAGTFTEVIQRYLNWNKDSNGMLIVKKICGLLVILGGIYLIWTV; this is encoded by the coding sequence ATGTCTGTAGCAATCTTTGAATGGCTAAACACATTAATACAATCAAGCTATCTTTTTGCTTTGGGTGCTTCCCTGATCTGGGGAGTTTTAAGTATATTGCTTAGTCCCTGTCATTTAGCCAGTATCCCTCTGATTGTAGGTTTCATAGGGGAACAGGGTAGAATGACTACCAAAAAGGCTTTTTGGCTGTCAACTTCCTTTTCTGTGGGGATATTGATAACTATTGGCGTTATTGGTCTAATAACCGGTTTAATGGGTCGTATGCTGGGAGATGTTGGTGTTTACGGGAATTATTTTGTAGCCTTAATCTTTTTTGTGATAGGACTTCATTTATTGGAAATTATTGAAATACCTTTTATTGGGAAGACCAATCAGCCTGTATTCCGAAAAAAGGGGATATTGGCTGCTTTTATTTTAGGGCTGATCTTTGGAGTAGCCCTTGGTCCATGTACCTTTGCCTATATGGCACCTATGCTGGGAATTGTCTTTACCGTATCGGCAACCCAGTTCCTGTTTGCATTTTTATTACTTCTATTTTACGGTATTGGGCATTGTTCAGTGATTATATTTGCCGGTACTTTTACCGAAGTTATTCAAAGATATCTTAATTGGAATAAGGATTCTAATGGGATGCTCATAGTAAAAAAAATATGTGGGTTATTGGTTATTTTAGGTGGCATTTATTTGATCTGGACAGTATAA
- a CDS encoding thioredoxin family protein: protein MKSKKSIYIILSLVLTVLAIFGLKTAFNNPASETKEISQADEILSDSEIKATFVELGSKGCIPCDKMQPILEEIEKEYQGQVEVIFHDVKTPAGNPYIKEFGVRAIPTQVFLDKDGNEYFRHLGFFPKEEVIKVLQQQGVK from the coding sequence ATGAAAAGTAAAAAATCGATTTATATAATTTTATCATTAGTTTTAACTGTGCTGGCAATATTTGGGTTAAAAACAGCATTTAATAATCCTGCGAGTGAAACCAAAGAGATAAGCCAGGCAGACGAGATTTTATCAGATAGTGAAATAAAAGCGACATTTGTAGAGCTGGGATCCAAGGGTTGTATCCCCTGTGACAAAATGCAGCCTATTCTGGAAGAAATTGAAAAGGAATACCAGGGACAGGTAGAAGTAATATTCCATGATGTAAAGACCCCTGCTGGCAATCCCTATATTAAAGAATTCGGTGTCAGAGCAATACCCACTCAGGTTTTTCTGGACAAAGACGGTAATGAATATTTCCGTCATCTCGGATTTTTCCCTAAAGAAGAAGTGATTAAAGTATTACAGCAACAGGGAGTAAAATAA